A window of the Branchiostoma floridae strain S238N-H82 chromosome 12, Bfl_VNyyK, whole genome shotgun sequence genome harbors these coding sequences:
- the LOC118427316 gene encoding high-affinity choline transporter 1-like — protein sequence MSSADSSILSASSMFSRNVYKLVFRQKASEREIIWVMRAAILCEGALATILALTIKTIYGLFLLCGDLVFVILFPQLVCVVHLKFTNTYGSLCGYIVGMILRICGGETIIGLPPAIKYPFFEESTNTQLFPFRTLAMLCSFITILLVSFITERLFKGEVIPMKYDIAGCYSPDRAQNGPMATEVAMDNAGYQDTTFPAEGKYTPYDATKL from the exons ATGTCGTCTGCAGATTCCTCCATCCTGTCAGCGAGCTCCATGTTCTCCAGGAACGTGTATAAGCTTGTCTTCCGTCAGAAG GCATCTGAGAGGGAAATCATCTGGGTGATGCGCGCGGCCATTCTTTGTGAGGGGGCCCTCGCCACTATCCTGGCACTGACTATAAAGACCATCTACG GGCTGTTTCTACTGTGCGGAGACCTGGTGTTTGTGATCCTGTTCCCCCAGCTGGTGTGCGTGGTGCACCTCAAGTTCACCAACACCTACGGCTCTCTGTGCGGCTACATCGTGGGGATGATCCTCAGGATATGCGGAGGGGAGACGATCATTGGTCTTCCGCCTGCCATCAA ATACCCGTTCTTCGAGGAGTCGACGAACACCCAGCTGTTCCCGTTCCGTACCCTGGCCATGCTGTGCAGCTTCATCACCATCTTGCTGGTGTCCTTCATCACAGAGAGGCTGTTCAAGGGAGAAGTCATCCCCATGAAGTACGACATCGCGGGATGCTACAGTCCGGACAGGGCACAGAACGGACCCATGGCGACGGAAGTGGCGATGGACAACGCCGGGTATCAGGATACCACTTTTCCGGCAGAAGGAAAATACACCCCTTATGATGCCACCAAGCTATAG